The Bacteroidia bacterium genomic interval CCCAGTGAAAATGGATGGTGCGCCCGCTTCCAGCGTCCAATTGTTCCTGCAAAACTTTGTAGGGGAGATGGGCAGGAGTCGCTCCGGGCAGCATAATTCCCAGGTCTACACTTTTGAATATTTCGGCCAGTTCAGCTTTATCTTTATCCTTGCAAGAGTTTGTAAATTCGCTTGCCCAATTTCGAGGCGTTTCCCCATCCGCATGCAAAGCTCCCAAATAGCTTCCGCCTGCCTCTGCGATTTTATTTGCCAATTGATCAATTAAAGGGTCGAATGCGCCCGGTATTCCCACTAGCAAAACCTTTTCGCCGGCTTGTACATCCATTCTTTCCATCAGAAGATTTCCGATCTTATTCATGTCAAGACTGCTACCTTGTTCGGCCTCCGATGGACTTGAGGTCTTTTGTTCACAACTGGAAAAAGGGAGTAGCATTAAAATAATGCAGATATACCATAAAATACGCATAGCAATAGTTATAGATGATGAATTCAAAAGTTAGGGGCTTAATCCCTAAGAATAAAGTCATTGTGGGAATTCTTTAGGGGAATCCAGGCCTTGTGGATCAAGGACTTATTTACTGGCTTTTTCCAATTTAGGGGAAAAAGGGATGTTTTTCTCCGCAAAGGATTCCATTTCAACCAGTATTTGATTGAGCAGGCGTATAGCGTCGAGTATATAAGGCCCTTTGTTGAGCATGACGCAATCTGCCCGCTGAGCCATAACGGCATCTGTAATTTCGGCCCGGGAAGGTATACCCTTTTTAGCCAGGCCTTCAAGCACCTGAGTAGCCCAGATATCGCTAATGTGAGCCGCCTGGCAGAAGGAAAGAATTTCTTCCTGTATCCTGCCGATGTTGTACCAACCCGTTTCTATCGCAAGGTCTCCCCGAGCGATCATTACTCCTACCGGATTGACTTGCATGGCAGACAGCAGGATTTCTGTTAGTTGATTAAAAGCTTGTTGGGTTTCTATTTTCAGGATAATGCCCATGCGATTTATGGCATCAAGAGCGGTCAAGGCATCTATGAGTTCCTGTACATCTTCCGGGCTATTGACAAAGGAAAAATTCACAATATCCGCATGGCGGGCCACAAAGTGCAGGTCAATCCGATCTTTATCCGTCAGACCTTTGATTCGAAGTTCACTTTCAGGCAGGTTAATCCCTTTATCTTCTCTGAGCTTGCCTCCTCCTTCTGCCGCATAGGTGATCCTTATCCATAAATGATCGGCATGTATCTCTTCAATCAATCCTTCAATTTTACCATCATCAAAGAGGATTTTTTCACCTACTTTTACTTGCTCGAAAATAGCCGGTGCTGTACAGGAAATATGTGCCGCTTTGACAAGGGTACCTTTCTTATTTAGTTGAACAGGTGCTCCGGGCAGGCTTTCTTTATCTAAACGGAGGTGATCCCCTTTATTTAGCATAATGATCCCTTCTTTGTAAGGCAATTCCCCAACAGCTATACTTTCCCCCTGTCTTTTTGCTTGCTTGAACAGGTGGGAACCGGTTTCGAGGAAAACGGTTTTCTCCAGAAGAACCTTCAATCCCTCCTCTGTCCAACTATCTATTCGAAACTTTCTTTTTTTAGCACGGGCATCCAAGAAAGTAATCTCATCGGCATCTTTGAAAAAAGCTACATCTTCTTGCGCAATAGGCACATGGGGCATGTCTTTCCGGGCTTCAGGCCCAATCCAAATCTCCATGGACTGGTCAATTCTGCCATGGACATCTTTTGCCGGTCGATACTTGCGCACTTTTGGTCCGCTTTTTAACTGCCCGGTTCGGATCTTAGGACCAGCCAGATCCATGGCGATCTTGCATACTTTTCCCTGACTATCGGCAGCTTTTCGCACATTCCCGATGATTTTTTCCCAAACCTCCGCATGATCATGAGCACAATTTATACGCGCACAATCCATTCCTTCCTGCACCATTTGCTCGACAAGCTCATAATTTTCAGCCGCCACGGTAGGCATGGTCACCATAATGCGGGTACTTCTGCTAGCTATTGCTTTCCCCAACAATCTTTTCGCATTGGATCGAAGGAGTTTGCTGCCTTTTTTAAAACTCAGTTCCAGTTTATTCTCCTGTATGGGACTTCCTTCGCGTAGAGCATTGAGGATGGTTCTTGTATTTTTTAAACCGGCCAGAATATGGGCCTGGGCTTTTGCCAGACGAGACAAGCCTAAGCTACCCAGAGACTCCTGGAGCTTCCGTAGGTCATACTGGCGAAATTCCCGGTAATAAATCAGGTTCCTGGCACTGTCCTGGTAGCGCGGGTGTATACCTGAGAGAGCATCTTCGGCCCTACTTTCTGCCTTTTTGCATGCCTTTATCAGACGATCGATTTTGGCGATCATTTTATCGAGTTTCCCTGGCTTTTGCTCCTCTGCTTCTGATCCCTTAGCTGCTAGCTGATGAATCTCCTTCAGGCTCTGGTCGAAGAAATTCTCAAGACCTGTATCCGTTCCCCTGATTTCGTTTACCACTTTTGATGCGGTCTCTACATATGCTTGCTTCTGTTCCGTAGACCAGTTGAGGGGATAGCTGAATATGTCCTTGAGGTTTGAAGCCTTATCGGTAATCCGAATCTTTTTAGCCGCCAAGGACAAAGATTTTGATCCTTCTATTTGAAGTTGTTTCCGTCTTTCATAGTCCAGGTTCATATCATCTGTCAATTCCGAGACGATAGCAGCGACTTCTTCTCCGAATTTTTCCGCAAGTTCCTCTCTACTGAGTTCGGTATCCTCCAAAATGTCATGGAGCAAAGCCGCCAACAATGTATCCCGGTCTTTTTCATCAGCCTCTTGCATCAGGCTTTGGGTGACCTTGATCAGGTGATTTATGTAGGGCAAAGCATCGTATCCTGCCCTTCGCTGGTATTTGTGTTTTTCTGCTGCGAGGCTTAGCGCCTGTACGAATTCTTCTATTTTTATTTGGGGCATATGGCTAGGCTAAAGTATTGACGTTCCTAAATTTACGGGAAAATAAAATAGAATTTTCTCTTTATAATCTGAGTTTTATTAATGGGTTTAAGGGAGGATTATTTAAGGGATATTTCCATCTTTTTCTAAAAAAGATGGAATCAGAAATCGCAGCGCCCAGAACCTGCCCCCTCATGCCGCCCCTTTTCCCGATGGGCTCTGCAGGGCCAACGCGCCTGGGGAGGTGGTGGGGTTAGTATAAGTATTCCAACGACACACACACTAACACCCAAAAACACTAACACTTATTTCATAGGTGGGCTTGAGGCTGTGGGTCAAAAAAAAACCAGCATAATCCTCAAAAAGGATCATACCGGCTTCCGAAAGCTCAAAACTTATCGCTCCATTTGGGCATAGACTTTCCTCCATTCGGTAGTATCGTAGATCATGTGTGAGGCGACAATCTTGCCGTCCTTTATCCAAAACCACTCTGTAGCAAAATTGGATTCCATACCAGGAAGGGAAGAGGTAAATTCGTAGAGAACCACGACTTCATCCTGATCGTTTTCAGCTATGTGTTTTAGCTTGACTCCGGTTACCACCTTGCCTATTTCTCCCACCAAAGCAATGAACTCTGGTTTAGATTTGAGTTCGACCAGGGGGTTTTTAAAGGCATAGTCATCCGTCAGTAAATCCAGAGATGCCTGAATTTTGGAGGGATCGTTCATCCCTTCAAAGAATCTTTCAACGATTTGGATATTGGAGAGCTTTTTTATGCCTTGTCCAAAGGCAATGTTTCCTAAAAAGAGGGGCAGAATCAGAAATGCGAATCTTGTCAATTTCATGTTTTGATTGTTTGTTTATCAATAATGTTCTTGACAAAAGTCCGGCTTCTCAAGCAGATGATTCTTGGTCCATACCAAGAAAACTTCTGGCACTTAGGACTTCAACTCCATATGCAAGATGGGATAGGGTTTACCAGAGGAGTCTAAGTCTGAACGGGAAATCACTTCAAATCCATAATGCAAGTAAAAACCCAAAGCCTGTTCATTCTGCTCATTAACATCTACTTTGGTAATTCCCAGCTTTTTTACTGCATGTTCCAAAAGGGCTTTCCCTATCCCTTTCCCTCTCTGATCCGGATGAATAAAGAGCATTTCCAAATTTCCCTCGGCAACTCCCTGAAAGCCCAGGATTCTGCCAGAATCATTACGAATACAGCTCAAATCAACTGCATCCAGGTAATGATTGAGGATCAAAGGTTTGAAATAGCGGATATCCTCCTCTTTGAGAAAGTGATGGGTAGCTCGTACAGATGCCTCCCAGAGTTCGACGACTTCGGGATATTCCTTTTTATCAATGCAGTCGATGGGGTATTTCATTAGTAATGTCAGAAAATTTCTTTGGCTTATTTCTCAAGGATTAGATCCAGTTCTTTGGCCAATTCTGCCAGGCGCACCGGGACGTGTTCTTCCATGCCCTGTAGAATCTCTCTGAAATTTGCTACATCCGCTCCTTGGGCAGAAATAAGTTGAGTTAAACGAGTCCCCTTTTCCGCATCCTCCATTTTCCAGCAAAAACTCAGGCTAAAATCCTGCCCCTCTGTTTGGCCCACTATTGTAAACTGTTTTCCCTCAATCACATCCTCAAGAACCCACTCCTGGGTATACTCTTTCATGATGGTACGCCCATGCGTTCCACTTTCGAAAGGACCATCCAGTTCTATGGATTCTACCGCGGATTCCATCCTGACCTGATTGCTCATATCGGACATAAAATTCCAAACTTTTTTTCTATCGGTTTGGGTGTTAATGCTATTTGTAAGTGTCCAGTTTGACATTATAAATGAGGTTAAGTTTGGCAAAAACGAGTCCTTCCTAGATAAAATCACTTTTCTTCTGAGCGGATACCAATTCCTGATACAACTCATACGCACTCCTTTCCACCCAGCATTCGGCGAGTTTTTGATCCCGAATGCTCCAAATGGCGATTCCGCTAAAGGAAATAAAACGATCATCCGCCTCCAGACCAAATAGTCCATTATTCCTACCCGAACATATCCAACGGGAAACTACCTTATCTCCTTTTTCATTAGAAAAAACATCGACGCTCTCTGTTTTTGCGTCCAGGAGCTGTTCTTGAAATTTTCCTACCCAGGTTTTAAATGCCTCTCGCCCTTCTACTCTTTGCCCTGCTGTAGTTATCACATAATCCTGGGTCATCAATTCGTCGATGGCATCTCGTTCGTGAGGAGCATGCCAGACCCTATCGAAAAAATCCAGAACGAGTTGTTCCGCTAAGGGGAGAGTAGAATTATCCATTTTATGTGTCATATTCTATTTTCTTTGATCAACTACAAGGTATGTTCCAGAACGATATCCCTGCCTTCAATCAGACTTTCCACACTCGGCATGATCGCCATATTTCATCAAAATTTCCCCTCCCTTATTCAAGTTTTCTCCAGCCAGACATATCCGTTGCTGATTTTTTGGGTATTAAAGGCCGTAGGCTTTTTTTGCACTTGCAATTTGTTCCTCTTCTGTTGTTTCTGGATAAAGGATGTATTTCGGGGCAATGATCGGCTTCACCTCATCCATGTTAATTTTGATAATACTTGAGAAAGGAAATTTCCCAGCAGTCATTTTGAGCAGAACTTTTTCCATCTCTGAGAATTCTGGCTGCGTCTTTTTTACAATTTCTGCTGCGCCCTTGATTTGAAATCCCTTTTGGACGAGTATATCAATAAAACTCACACAAACATTGGGATTCTCTCGAATGTTGCGGATGCTTTGAGGAGAAGCGATGTTTGCGATAATGATGCTGTCGTTTTCGTAGAAAGCAAAGATTTCTTTCGGAGAAACATTGGGCATATTTTTCACAGATGAAGTTGCTAACCAGCATAAAATACTTCGGTCAATACATTCCTTTATTTCTTCCATTTGCTTTGTTCAATTGATCCATAGTCTTCCTTTTAAGGAGAGCATGAATCTCGTTTTATAAAAAGTATCCCTCTACCCATTCTATTTTCTTTTATTCTCTCATATTCAATGGTATGGCTAGTCTTTTCAGGAAAAAGCCATTTCTCGATTATACTTCTTTCGATATTCCAGGGGAGACAAACCGGTATATTTCCTGAATATCTTCCTGAAGGCCTTTTCATCATTATAGCCTACGCTGTACATCACCTGGTTTACATGTAGGGCAGATGACTCAAAGCTCTTTTTGGCAACTTCGATCTTTACCCTTTGCATATATTCAAGGGGGGTGTTGAGAGTAGCCTTTTAAAACCTTCGGATAAAAGTCCTGCTGCTGATGGCAAATTTCTCGGCAAGGGCTTCTATACTTAAGCGGTCCTCATAATTTTCTTCGATATACTCCTGTACCTTTTTAATTACCTCATCTCCATGCTCTTTTTGCCCACTGAATATGACGAATTGATTTTGATTTATACGGTCGAAATCAATCTCACCCATTTTTGAACACCAAATGGCCGTTTCTCTTCCATAGTACTTTTCGATGAGGTACAGGATCATATTTAAAAAAGAATAGGCTCCACCGCTTGAATAAATGCCTTTATCTTCGCTGATTATCTTTTCGGGTAGCAGATCAATTTTCGGATACTTCTTTTCGAATTCATGATGTACAGCCCAATGTGTTGCACATGATTTCCCATTGAGCAAGCCAGTTTCGGCCAAAATAAAGGCACTCCTGCACAAACTCACTACCTCCGCATCATTCTTCACCCTTCTATCTCTTATCCAGTCGATAAGACTTTTATTCTTTTCCAGTGCCCCTTCTATATCAGCCGTAATTGAGGTGATAATTATCAAATCTGTTTGATCGACTTCATTTAGGCTAGCTGTAGGTTGTACTTGAAAATACCCGTGGCAGGAAATGGGCTCCAAGGTTTCTGCGACCAGGTCAATGCTAAAATAGTCTTCTTCGTATTTCCCAACCCGTTTTGCATAGCTATTGGCCATCCGGAAGAGATTCAGACTACCAACAATTGTGTCCAGGATCAAAGTTCCTTTGGGTATAAGTATACTTAAATGCCTCATTTCGATTTTCTTGTAAATTAAATCCAATACTTGGCAAAATCAACCCCTCAAGTTGGCATAAATGACACCCCTTCCATATACATTCAGGCCATATCTTTGTGTCATACCGAAATTATAAAATCAGTCATAATGAAAAATCAATCAATCACCGTAGTTTACACATGGACCGCAAATCCCGGAAAATCAGAGGAATTGAAATCTATTTATCAGTCTGTAGCCAAACAAATGCAGGAGACAGAACCAAATGCCCTTCAGGTAGATTGCTTTTTCGATGATAGCTCCCGGACTCTGGTCGTTTATGATCTTTTCAAGGACGGCGCAGCTCTTGGACAACATTTAGGTACAACTGCTGCCGGGCACTTTCCTCAATTGCTAAAAATTGCCAATCCAGGATCTTTTCTTTTCTGTGGCGAAGTTCCTGAAGAATTGAAGCAAGCAGCCTTGGGCATGGGACTGGATGCCACTTTTGCTCCCCGCGCTTTTGGATTTAATAGGGCAGTTTTCGAATAAAGCTGAGTAAGCCTTAGCAAGACTAAAATGAGTCATCCTATACTTGCCTAAGAGCTAGGGAAGAAAAGAATTCTTAGTTTGTGGTATTTGAATAAGCAGCAAAAGGAGAGGGGATAAATCCGTTAAGTGTCATTGGTTTAAAAAACCGTCCGGGATGTTGGTTTCCCTCTCCCTCTGATCCAAAACTAGAACAGTACAGTAGGCTAAGAGCCAGAATGTAGGATTGATAAGTTCGAATCAGAGCTGCTCAACTATAGGATTATGGATAATAACGTATATGGAATCGACATTGCCAAAAAAAGCTTTGAAGTAGTCTGTCTTAATGATAGTGGGAAAAGCTGGGTAAAAAGCTATTCCAATACTGCTTCGGGCCATTGTAAATTTATCGAAGTCCTCTCTCAAGGAGATCTCTGTGTCATGGAAGCAAGTGGTCCCTATTATTTATCCCTGGCCTTTAGTTTACATCAGCATGGGATTAAACTAAGTGTAGTTAATCCCCTGGTCATTCGCCGCTACAGTCAGATGCAATTAAGGCGAACCAAGACCGATCAGCAAGACGCGCGCTTAATTGCTCAATATGGACGGGATCACCGAAGCTTTATTAAGCTCTGGCAGCCTCCAGCGGCTATTTTTCTCCGCTTACAGCAGTTTTTGACTAGCATTAACCTATTTCAAAAACAGCTCCAGATGCTTCGTAATCAGCTCGAGGCTATGGATCAAGTTCCTATTGTGGATCCTTTGGTGAGAAGTCAGCAGCTTTATCTGATCGAACAGCTACAAGCTTCGATCAAGCGGCTGGAGCAACAGATGCTCAGCCTTAGTAAAGAGCATTGTTCACAAAGCTATCAGTCGCTTATGAGCATCCCAGGTATAGGACCTAAGACCGCTTGTTTGTTGATCTGTATTACCCATGACTTTAGCCGATTTGAGTCTGCCAAACAATTGGTCGCTTATTTGGGATTATGTCCTCGTATTTTCACATCGGGTAGCTCAGTAAAGGGAAAGGAGAGGATCGTAAAAATGGGGCAGGCCTTGGCAAGAAAGTATCTCTATATGGGAGCCTTTTCCGCGATGAAAGTAAATCCTCTTTGTCAATCTATGGTAGAAAACATGAAGCAAAAGGGTAAACATCATAAAGTCATTAGAGTTGCGGTTGCTCATAAACTCTTAAGACAGGCTTTTGCTGTAGCTAAAAATAGAACTCAATTTAATCCCAATTTTATTTGACTTTTACTACAGTACATCCCGGGTTCTCAGGATGACTCATCTTAGTTTTTATGACTGCTTCTAATAAATGCTTAAAGCTTCTGTCCCAGGCTTTGTTTATACTAATTCTTAAACCAGCCGGCTATACTTATTCGCTCTCTTGTAAATGAGGGCTGCACTTCATGTTCCATTTCATCACTTCTAAAGAAAACCATTCTTCCCCCAAAGGGAGAAATATCTTTTTGATTGGCTCCTTTCGGATAAAGGCTCAACATTCCTCCATCCTTTTTTTGCCAATCTTTATTTAAGTAAATAATGATGGAAAACTTTCGACTCTTGTCCTCTTTAAATTGATCAATATGCTTCTTATAATAAGTTTTTTGTTCATAGCTCGCATAATGTGATTCGAAGGTATTGATAGATGTAAAACAAGTTTCATTTAAGTACTTGATGAAATTCCCCATCTTTTTCAAATAGATCTGTTCGTATTTGTTTTCGCTATCTCCTTCAATCCATTTTATATTATCTCCTCTGACCAATTTGTTTTTTTGATAATCCATTTTCTTCCCCAATCCAGCGGCCTTCATGTCTTTTGAGTCTTTCAAGTCCTGAATATTTCCTCTTAGGCCGGATAGCAGATGTGAATTAATAAAGTCGTCACAGCAAGCATACTCATGATCTATAAGCCCCTGAATTAAGCCTTCGAACTGGATTTGCTCCAGATGGTCATCATCCATAGTGTTTTATTTTACCGATGGAATGAATTTCCCAAAGGAGGTTTCCTCAATATCGTTATTCTTTAAGCAATAGGTGTATAAAAAAGAAACTGGCCTGTCAACGAATCAACAGGCCAGAGTTAAATATGACGCTTAAATGCTAGTCCCGTACCAAAGATACATTCACTGCATTCAATCCTTTTTTTCCTTGTTCAGTTTCGTAAGAGACTTTGTCTCCTTCGGTAATCGAAATTCCACCTAGTCCGTTCTTATGAACAAAAACATCTCTTCCACCATCATCAGGTGTAATGAATCCGAATCCTTTTTCTTCGTTAAAAAACTTAACTGTACCGTTATTCATTATAAAAATTTAAGATAAAAAAGAAGATATAAGAACATATACCTTCATCATGTCGGCAATATACGACATTCTCAACGTATATGGCTTAATCTTTTGCGCTTTCTTAAGCTAAAGGGGAATCTTTGCGCTTATTAGGCTAGAAGTTTAGCCATTTCGCGCCTGATTAGGCTCATTATTTGCAAAAATCAATAAAAAGACTGGCCTTGTAAAAGGCTTTTCTGATCTCAATAGAATGAAATATCGTCCATTTGGCACATGAGATGTATCAAGGGACTCGAATTTGATTTGCAGAAAAACGCTCAGATGAAATTTTCAGAAATTATTATCTGATCGTATTCTGGAACGATTGCCTTTGGTTTCTCCTTCAATTCTCTTTCACAGGAAATAAGCTAGCGTCAATATTCGGTATCACCTGTATGGCATTTTCATAATACAATTTCCGTAATACCGAATCGGGCAAATCAAGTCCGTACATTTTCCAATGGGCATGTCGCTTTCGATAATAGTCGAAATATTCATCTGCCGTCTCCAGGACTCGAAAATAGGTATAGTACTCTGAAACCCGATAGGTATCCTTGCCAAACATGACCCGATCCTGATACTTGATCATCCAGTCTCGAGCAAATCGAGGTTGACGACCGAGTTCAGCCAGGACAGCCCCAATCTCGGTGTACATATTGGGAAATTCATCCATCAATTCGCCCAATCTTCCCAAATCATTTCCGTACCAACCTAAATGGGCATTGATGAACTTTGTATTGGGGTGTTTGCGAAAGATATTGTGTTGCTCAGTGATGATTTGTTCAAAGGGAGGATAGTCCTCAGCCGATCGATAGCGACTGGGTACCTGTTTAAGTTCCAGCCAACGTTCGTTGTATTTGTCTTTGTCCTTCCAGAAGGATGCAGGCTCTGCTGAGTGGATCAGAATAGGAATACCCAAGTCCCCACATTTCGCCCATATCGGATCCAGGCGGGGATCATCTACCGCTATGCGATTCCCATCATTGTCTTTATCTGTCAGGCCGAATCCTTTGTAAATCTTCAAGCCATTTACCCCTTGCTTCACGGCTTCTTCCAGGGTAGCCAAAGCATTGTCTGGCCAGCCTTCATCATCCAGCTCTTCAAAATTCAGGTTGAGGAAGAGGATAAAACGATTGGCATGCTTTTCATTTACATTATCCAAAGACCATTCTAAAAACTTCCCCCTGAAACCACTGAGATTGACCATCACTCCCATATTGAGGGAATCCATTTCCGTTACCAATTTATCCAGGTCCTGAATGGGCATGGTCCATTGATGGTTGTGAACATCAATAAAAGGATATTTAGCTTTGGTGAGTTTGGTTTCAGGAACTACCAGGGTTGAGATAGGTTCATACTCCTCGACATCCATGACATTCAATTTGTACTGAATCCTGTCGATGGCATAATAGGTCAGTCCCAGAAAGACCAAAATGAGCAGCATAAATGCTGCCCATTTTCTTTTTTTAAATCGTTCTTTCGCCATTTATTGTACTCCTATAGGAATGGATATTTTGATATTGTCCCAGCTCATATTCATATTGATCCCTGTCGTATCGCTGCTAAAATCAAAAGTCAGTTGCTCCACAATCGGGTCAATAGTCTCAGGACTAACTTTCACCTTCAGGATGTCTTTATCATAATCGGGCTCCAGGAAAGCCAACCACACACCAGCTTCGCTATTGAGAACTACTTCCCATTCGCTTGCTCCAGGTATGGCATACATACGATAAGTTCCGGCATCTATCGGATTGCCTGCGAAGGTGAAATTTTTATTTACACTAAGTTCGGTTGCATTATTTGCACCCATTCTCCAGTATTGTCCATATGGTTGCAAAGGCTTTTCACTTTCAACTTCAGTGTCCTCTCCAAAGATCAGGCGATCCTTTTTATAGGGACGACTGTAATCTACACTCATTTCCAATTCTCCTTCTGAGAAATTGACTTTATCAGGGGGTGAAGCAGGGGGTGTAGTTCTGATTTTGTAAACCTGGTATCCGATAAACAGCACGACAAGTGCGAGTATTCCGAGGATGATTTTACGTCTCATAATGATATGTAGTAGAGTTTTATGTGTTGACAAAGATAACCAGAAATTAAGAAGGATTTCTTTTTGCCGTTTTTAGGTGTTCTTTCGGCTTTTTATGGGAGGTTTCCTTTTAGTTTTTACTTAGGGGTTCTTTCCATCTTTTTTAGAAAAAGATGGAGTCAAAAATCGCAGCGCCAAGAACCAGCCGCACTTAGCCGCCCCTTTTCCCGATTGGCGCTGCCGAACCTCCGCGCTTGGGTAGTAGGTGGAGTAGATTCAGATTATTTCCAACTCCAACACTTTAACACACTAACACACTAACACGTCAACACTTCCCTCCCCCATTGCAACCTTTCTCCTAAGCTTGTATTATAGAAAGAAACAATGTCCGAAGAACAACTCATACAAGCGATCCAGCAAGAGCCCGATCAATTCGAGCAACTGTATGAGGCTTATTATTCGGCCATCTTCAATTACGTATTCAAACGGATCGGCGAATTTGAATTATCCAGAGATATCGTTTCTGAAGTATTTCTCAAAGCTTATGCGGGAATCAGTCGCTTTCGCTGGAAAGGCATTAGCATAAAGTCCTGGCTCTATCGAATCGCCTCTAATGAAATCAAGCTCTATTTCCGCTCAAAGAAATATCGGCCCCAATTATTTGCTCAAACCTATAAGGAAATGATCTTCAGCGAAGGAAAAACGCCTTTAGAACTAGAAAAAGATCAGCTGGAAATCAGCCAAGAAAAATTTGCCCAGTTCCAACGGATACAGGCTGCCTTGCGAGAACTTCCTCTCAAATACCAGGAAGTAATCGCCTTGAAATATTTCGAACAAATGGATATAGAGGAAATCATGCAAATCAGCGGCAAAAAGAAAGGAACGGTCAAATCCCTTTTATCCCGAGGCATGAAACACTTAAAAGAGAAACTGAATTAGTCATGGAAGAAAAAGACTTACATAACATATTAGAAGAAATGGAACAGCCAAAATTGGATGTGAATGCACATCAAAACGAATTCAGACTGCCCCTGCTCAATACCAAAAGGTCCAGTCTGGCAGGAATTATTCTCCTGATATTACCTTTCATTTTTTTGAGTGGGGTAATTTTCAATCACTATCTTGAAATCCATATACCGATCATCGGGCATATCTATGAGTGGATCACAGATGTGGACAGGCAGTTTGGGGATAACTCAGCCCTGAA includes:
- a CDS encoding amidohydrolase family protein, which codes for MAKERFKKRKWAAFMLLILVFLGLTYYAIDRIQYKLNVMDVEEYEPISTLVVPETKLTKAKYPFIDVHNHQWTMPIQDLDKLVTEMDSLNMGVMVNLSGFRGKFLEWSLDNVNEKHANRFILFLNLNFEELDDEGWPDNALATLEEAVKQGVNGLKIYKGFGLTDKDNDGNRIAVDDPRLDPIWAKCGDLGIPILIHSAEPASFWKDKDKYNERWLELKQVPSRYRSAEDYPPFEQIITEQHNIFRKHPNTKFINAHLGWYGNDLGRLGELMDEFPNMYTEIGAVLAELGRQPRFARDWMIKYQDRVMFGKDTYRVSEYYTYFRVLETADEYFDYYRKRHAHWKMYGLDLPDSVLRKLYYENAIQVIPNIDASLFPVKEN
- a CDS encoding DUF2911 domain-containing protein yields the protein MRRKIILGILALVVLFIGYQVYKIRTTPPASPPDKVNFSEGELEMSVDYSRPYKKDRLIFGEDTEVESEKPLQPYGQYWRMGANNATELSVNKNFTFAGNPIDAGTYRMYAIPGASEWEVVLNSEAGVWLAFLEPDYDKDILKVKVSPETIDPIVEQLTFDFSSDTTGINMNMSWDNIKISIPIGVQ
- a CDS encoding RNA polymerase sigma factor, producing the protein MSEEQLIQAIQQEPDQFEQLYEAYYSAIFNYVFKRIGEFELSRDIVSEVFLKAYAGISRFRWKGISIKSWLYRIASNEIKLYFRSKKYRPQLFAQTYKEMIFSEGKTPLELEKDQLEISQEKFAQFQRIQAALRELPLKYQEVIALKYFEQMDIEEIMQISGKKKGTVKSLLSRGMKHLKEKLN